The Streptomyces sp. A2-16 sequence GACCCGCCGACTGGTCGCGCTCCTCCTGGAGGGCTGCGGCCAGCTCGGTGGCCTGCTTGGTCATCTCCGTCAGCAGCTTCATGTTGTCGAGCTGCTGGATGTCGTCCATGGAGTCGTTGATACGCAGCGCGCCCAGCGAGGTGGCCGCCACCACGGGGAGGGCGAGCAGCGACACCAGGCGCGTGGAGATGCGCCAGTTGCGCAGGGCCATCCGCGATCCCGGGCCGTTCGGGCCCTTCGGGGGCTTCACCGTCGGTGGGGCCGGGGCCGCCGGGCCCGAGGACGCCGACGTGCCGAGGCGGCCGGGGCCGGAACCGCCGTCGGCGGCCGGGCCCTGGTTCTGGGCGTGCTGCGGGGAGGAACTGCCGACATTGGGGCCAGTCCCGCCGTGCTGCTCCGGCTCGGCCGAAGCGCTGCCATCCCTCTTGAAACGTCCCTGCACTAGCGTCGCAACCTCTGGACCAGGCGCTCCTCCGCAGGACGGCGGAGCACGGTGTCGGCGTTGTGGGGAGCGCCCTGAATACGCACCCCGGGTGTTCGTGATTGACCGGCGCTGGCTCCCCCTTCTCACCGCCGCTCGGCGCTTCTGAGCGCCCCCTGTGCGCCGGTTCGATCCCGCGGCGGTCCGTGGAATTGCAGCACAGTGCAGGATCTCCAACAAGGTCCGTGGGTCAGACCGTGACCTACGTGACACCACGTGAGGGTCAGGTCACCGGGTGTGGGAAGCGTTTCTGGTGATTTCGGACAAAGGCCCGCGAGTCTCCCCGCGGGGGTGGGTGTCCCAGTCGCCATGATCAGGAGCGGAATGATGGCTTCAGGGAGTCAATGTCCGTTTCGTTGGGGTGAGTTGCGGCTCGCAATTGTCCGGTTTGACCGTAGCTCAGTGAGCAAACTCACACGCCGATCTTGAGGCCTCGTGACTTCCGAAGGGAATGGCGTGTTTAGCCTGACGCTTTACAAGAAGGCCGTATCTGCCCAACCCACCACATCCGAGGTCGAGTACAACCGTGAAGACGACGATGATGTTCCGCAACATTGCCAACCCGCGGCGCACGACGCTGGCGCACCTCGAGGGCGCCGACGCACTGCAGATCCCGGAGCGGCCGGAGCACCCGCTCGACCTCCCCGCCCAGACCGCGAACCCGCGGCGGACGGTTCTGATGGAGATCCCGGTCTCCGCGGCCGCGCAGTAGTCCCGCACGGCGCTCGACGAGGCTCCCCGGCCACCGGGGAGCCTTCTTCGTATCATGCGCCGGCGATGATCCGTCGGGCGGCGCTCAGCTTCTTCCGATGCAGCTCGCCCAGCTTGTTCAGCGCCTTGGTCTCCGTCTTGATCATCTCCTTCTGGATCGAGGACTCGGCGTCGAACCAGATCTTCAGAAGACCGGTCGCCTTTTTGCACGAGACGTCGGCCACCGCCGTCTTCTTCTCCTGCGCCGACACCTTTCCCCGAAGGAAGGAAGGCGTCTCCAGGGCCTGCATCGGTGAGCTGTAGTCATAGCCCTTCTGCTGCATGCAGGAGGACCATTTCTCGAAGACCGCCCGCACCTCGGGCACCTTCTGGGAATTCGCGAAGCTGTCCGTCGAGATACGGCTCGCCGCCTCGGCTCCGGAATTGTCCTCGTACGGCTTGCGGAAGCCCAGGATCGCCGACCCGAGGCAGCCCTGATCCGGAATTCTCTTTCCCCGGTACTGCAGCTCCGCGTTCTTCGTCGAATCGGCCGCGGGGGATGTCCTTCCGTACAGGACCTTGATCTGGTCCTTCGTGAGTTTCGCTTCCGGCGCGGCCGGCTGCGGCGGCATCCGGTATCCGTAGCGTGCCGCGCTGTCCGTGTCCGTTATCCCGTACCGGCGATCCGGCGCGATCGCCGGAGCCGCGTTCTTCGTGGGCCGGTAGGTGAGGCCGAAGTCCTTCATGCAGTCACGGGCCAGGATCTGCTCGGCCGACCGGATCAGCTCGTAATCGGCGTCGCTGTAGCTGTACACGGCGATCGGCAGCCGGAAGGTGTAGCTGTCCTGACCGGGCGGCGAAGGGCTCGGGCTTGCTTCCGGTGCCGCGGAGGAGGGGGCCGCGGAGGAGGAGGTCAAGGCGGCCGGGGAGCTCTGGGCCGAGGGCTCGTGCGAGGTGCAGCCGACCAGCAGCAGGACGGGCAGGAAGGGCAGGAGGGGCAGGACGGGGGTCGCCAAACGTCTCATGGGTCCAGAGGTCTCGAGTCCGGATGTCGCTCGCTCGCAAACAGCGGATCCCCGCGCAGGGCTCATCGCCCCGCGCGGGGTCCTCTGCTCTTCTCCTACAGGTGGCGGGTCAGTTCCACTTGTAGCAGTTCGTGCCGTTCCGGTTGAAATCGAAAGAGGCGTTCTCGTTGTACGTCTTGGCGAGCTTGTTGGTGTCCGCCAGGGGGGCGAACGTGTCGCAGGCGCCGCCGTAATTGCTGCTGAAGAAGACCGTGGCGATGTGGTCGACGCTCGCGTTCCAGAACGATGCCGCGTTGTTCTTCACGGCCTGTCCCTTACCGCTTCCGGAGGACAGGTACGTGTAACCCGCGAGGTTGGAGACGCCGTCGTCCGTGAAAGCGGTGTGCGACCCGGAAAGGTTGCTGTTGTAGTAGAAGACTGCGCAGTCCCTCGCCCAGGTGGGACAGCCCTCTCTGGCCTCCGCGTGCGCCGTCGGGGCCACACCGAGGACCGCTACGGCCGCAGCGGGAACTGCCATTGCGAGAGAAAGAACCTTGCGCTTCGACTTCATGGGATCCCCTCGTTTGTGAAATGCCTGAGCGGCATTCGCGAAGATCACCCTAAAGAGGATGAAGGGATCACGACAAGCGGTTTCCAGCCAGTGGGTTGGCCGGGGTGCGACCGGTGGGGTGGCCGGGATGCGACGGGCGCGCGGCACCGGCGCAGGCCCCGTCGCCCGATGATCAAGAGCCGGTACCGGTTAGCCTGGAGCGTCCAGAGTCGGCTGTCGCACCCACCAGCCGGCCCACGCACGCACAGTTCTCAGTGAGGGGCGCCAGGATCCCGTGCGCATCGCCAGATTCTCCATCGACGGGAACGTCGCCTTCGGCGCGGTCGAGGGCGACAAGCCGGACGAACTCGTCCTCGACATCATCAAGGGCATCCCGTTCGCGGACTTCCAGCTCTCCGGTACGAAGGTCCCGCTGAGCAAGGTGCGGCTGCTGCCCCCGGTGCTCCCCAACAAGGTCGTGGCGTACGGCCGCAACTACGCCGACCACGCGAAGGAACTGGGCAACGAGGTCCCGGACGTCCCGTTCGCCTTCTTCAAGCCCTCCACCTCGGTGATCGGTCCCGGCGACGACATCCAGTACCCGTCCTTCTCCGCGGACGTCCACCACGAGGCCGAACTGGCCGTCGTCATCGGCCGGATGTGCCGCGAGGTCCCGCGCGAGCGCGTCAAGGACGTGATCTTCGGCTACACCTGCGCGAACGACGTCACCGCCCGTGACGTCCAGAAGCGCGAGAAGCAGTGGGCCCGGGCCAAGGGCTTCGACACCTCCTGTCCGCTGGGCCCCTGGGTGGAGACCGGCCTGGACCTGGAGACGGCCTCCGACCTGACGATCCAGCTCACCGTGAACGGCGAACAACGCCAGCTCGGCCGCACCAGCGAGATGATCCACCCGATCGAGGATCTGATCGTCAACATCTCCGAGGCCATGACGCTGCTCCCCGGCGACGTGATCCTCACGGGCACCCCGGCAGGCGTCGGGCCGCTCACCGTCGGCGACGAGGTCGCCGTCACCATCGAAGGCATCGGCACTCTCACCAACAAGGTTGTCAAGCGTGGCTAGCGCACCCGTCCGCGTACGTTTCTGCCCCTCGCCCACGGGTAACCCCCATGTGGGCCTGGTCCGCACCGCCCTGTTCAACTGGGCGTTCGCCCGGCACCACCAGGGCACGCTCGTCTTCCGCATCGAGGACACCGACGCGGCCCGCGACTCCGAGGAGTCCTACGAGCAGCTGCTGGACTCGATGCGCTGGCTGGGCTTCGACTGGGACGAGGGCCCCGAGATCGGCGGCCCGCACGCGCCGTACCGCCAGTCGCAGCGCATGGACCTCTACAAGGAGGTCGCGCAGAAGCTCCTGGACGCCGGCCACGCGTACCACTGCTACTGCTCCCAGGAGGAGCTGGACACCCGCCGAGAGGCCGCCCGCGCCGCCGGCAGGCCGTCCGGCTACGACGGTCACTGCCGCGACCTGACCGAGGCGCAGATCGCGGAGTACAAGGCCCAGGACCGCACCCCGATCGTCCGCTTCCGCATGCCCGACGAGACGATCACCTTCACGGACCTGGTCCGCGGCGAGCTGACGTTCACCCCGGAGAACGTCCCGGACTACGGGATCGTACGGGCCAACGGGGCGCCCCTCTACACGCTGGTGAACCCCGTCGACGACGCCCTGATGGAGATCACCCACGTCCTGCGCGGCGAGGACCTGCTCTCCTCCACCCCCCGCCAGATCGCCCTGTACAAGGCGCTGATCGAGCTGGGCGTCGCGAAGTACACGCCCGCGTTCGGGCACCTGCCGTACGTCATGGGCGAGGGCAACAAGAAGCTCTCCAAGCGTGACCCGCAGGCCTCGCTCAACCTCTACCGCGAGCGCGGCTTCCTCCCCGAGGGGCTGCTCAACTACCTGTCCCTGCTGGGCTGGTCGCTCTCGGCGGACCAGGACATCTTCACCACCGGCGAGCTGGTCGCGGCCTTCGACATCGCGGACGTGAACCCCAACCCGGCCCGCTTCGACCTGAAGAAGTGCGAGGCGATCAACGCCGACCACATCCGGCTCCTGGACGTGAAGGACTTCACGGAGCGCTGCGCCCCGTGGCTCAAGGCCCCCTTCGCGCCCTGGGCGCCGGAGGACTTCGACGAGTCGAAGTGGCAGGCGATCGCCCCGCACGCCCAGACCCGCCTGAAGGTCCTCTCGGAGATCACCGACAACGTCGACTTCCTGTTCCTCCCGGAGCCGGTCTTCGACGAGCCCTCCTGGACGAAGGCGATGAAGGAGGGCTCGGACGCCCTGCTGCGCACGGCCCGCGAGAAGCTGGAGTCGGCGGACTGGACCTCGCCGGAGTCCCTCAAGGAGGCCGTCCTGGCCGCCGGCGAGACCCACGGCCTCAAGCTCGGCAAGGCCCAGGCCCCGGTCCGGGTGGCCGTCACCGGCCGCACGGTCGGCCTGCCCCTCTTCGAGTCCCTCGAAGTCCTGGGCAAGGAGACGACCCTGGCCCGCATCGACGCGGCGCTGGAGAAGCTGGCGGCCTGACGCACACGCGCGTGAGGGGCGGCGACCGGG is a genomic window containing:
- a CDS encoding peptidase inhibitor family I36 protein; its protein translation is MAVPAAAVAVLGVAPTAHAEAREGCPTWARDCAVFYYNSNLSGSHTAFTDDGVSNLAGYTYLSSGSGKGQAVKNNAASFWNASVDHIATVFFSSNYGGACDTFAPLADTNKLAKTYNENASFDFNRNGTNCYKWN
- a CDS encoding fumarylacetoacetate hydrolase family protein, with protein sequence MRIARFSIDGNVAFGAVEGDKPDELVLDIIKGIPFADFQLSGTKVPLSKVRLLPPVLPNKVVAYGRNYADHAKELGNEVPDVPFAFFKPSTSVIGPGDDIQYPSFSADVHHEAELAVVIGRMCREVPRERVKDVIFGYTCANDVTARDVQKREKQWARAKGFDTSCPLGPWVETGLDLETASDLTIQLTVNGEQRQLGRTSEMIHPIEDLIVNISEAMTLLPGDVILTGTPAGVGPLTVGDEVAVTIEGIGTLTNKVVKRG
- the gltX gene encoding glutamate--tRNA ligase, translating into MSSVASAPVRVRFCPSPTGNPHVGLVRTALFNWAFARHHQGTLVFRIEDTDAARDSEESYEQLLDSMRWLGFDWDEGPEIGGPHAPYRQSQRMDLYKEVAQKLLDAGHAYHCYCSQEELDTRREAARAAGRPSGYDGHCRDLTEAQIAEYKAQDRTPIVRFRMPDETITFTDLVRGELTFTPENVPDYGIVRANGAPLYTLVNPVDDALMEITHVLRGEDLLSSTPRQIALYKALIELGVAKYTPAFGHLPYVMGEGNKKLSKRDPQASLNLYRERGFLPEGLLNYLSLLGWSLSADQDIFTTGELVAAFDIADVNPNPARFDLKKCEAINADHIRLLDVKDFTERCAPWLKAPFAPWAPEDFDESKWQAIAPHAQTRLKVLSEITDNVDFLFLPEPVFDEPSWTKAMKEGSDALLRTAREKLESADWTSPESLKEAVLAAGETHGLKLGKAQAPVRVAVTGRTVGLPLFESLEVLGKETTLARIDAALEKLAA